In Myxococcus xanthus, the genomic window GGTGGTGCGGAGCTTCAGTGAGTTGTACCGCGTGGGCATCAAGGTGATGGACACCGCGGGCGACAAGCTGGCCGACGTGAAGGTGGGCCACGGCGACTTCTGCTCGTACGTGTTCGGCTTCCCGGAGGGCCGCTCGCGCTGCACCGCCACGGTGGCCCGCGTGAAGGACGGACCGGTGGCCCTGGTGCAGGGCGCCCGGCCCGCGCGCGGTGATGGCGCGGAGGCGGCGGGCATCATCGCGCTGCCGTGCTTCACCGGCCTGCGCTACCTGGTGATGCCGGTGTGCTGGGAGGGCGACACGTTGGGCCGCGTCATCCTGGGCCCCTTCACGCCGGAGGAGCTGGCGGACTTCCCGCCGTCGCTGACGGACATCTCCGGGGTGGACCTGTCGCGCGCGCATGAACTGGTGGCCCGCGTGCGGCGCGTGCCCGAGCGCACCGCCGCGCAGGTGCTGGTGCACTTCGGGCAGGTGCTCGCCGCCCTGGTGGCCAGCGGGCAGCGCGCCTTCCTGGCGACGCAGCTCCACATCGAGGCGATGCTGGAGACGCACCGGGATTTGGAGGCGAACAACGCCCGGTTGGCGCAGGCCAACATCCGCCTGAAGGAGCTGGACCGGCTGAAGTCCACCTTCCTGGGCACGGTGAGCCACGAACTGCGCACGCCGCTGGCTTCCATCATCGGCTACTCGGAGATGCTGGCTGAGGGCCTGGCCGGCGCGCTCAACCCGGAGCAACTGCTCTACGTGCGCACCATCGTGGAGAAGGGCGAGTCGCTGCTCAACCTCATCTCCTCCATCCTGGACCTGAGCCAGATTGAGGCCGGACGGCTGCGCCTGGTGATGGGCCCGGTGGACCTGGGCAGCGTCATCCAGACGGCGGTGTCCAGCGTGGCGCCCCAGGCGCAGCGCAAGGGCGTGGAGCTGGAGGTGCGCCTGCCGCCGTTGCCTCAGCCGCGCCTGGCCGCGGACGCGGACAAGCTGCGCCAGGTGGTGGTGAACCTGCTCGCCAACGCGGTGAAATTCACCTCGTCCGGGGGCCGGGTGTCGGTGGTGATGTCGGAGGCCACCGCGCAGCATGAGCTGGCCGCGCCGGGCTACCGTGTGTGTGTGGAAGACACCGGCATGGGCATCCGCGAGGACCAGTTCGAGAACATCTTCCAGAGCTTCTATCAGGTGGACGGCAGCTCCACGCGCGAGCACGGCGGCGCGGGGCTGGGACTGGCCATCGTGAAGAGCCTGGTGGAAGGCCACGGCGGCCGCGTGTCCGTGGAGAGCGAGTTCGGCCGGGGCTCTCGCTTCACCGTGGTGCTGCCGCTCCAGCCGCCGCTGTCGGAGCACGGCGGCTTCTCCGCGCTGGCGCCCACGCCGTCGCCCAGCGGACACGACCGCTTCTGACGCGACCTGACGCACCGGGGACTGAACTGAGTTCCCCGGCCGGAAGGGCTCCCGCGTATCCTCGCGCGCATGCTCTCCGGACGCCCCCCCGCCTCCTCCTACGTACTCATCGACGCCGAGAACATCGACTGGGCTGTGTCCAACGTGGTGGGGCGCAAGCCCGAGTCCCAGGACCGCGTCCAGTTCGACCGGCTCGTGTCCTTCTGTGAGACGAACTTCCCGGCGCCCGTGCGCTGCGTGGTGGTGCTCAACGCCCGCGGAGAGCAGCTGCCGGACGTCATGATTGGCTTCGTGCGCGCGCTCAAGTCCGCCGGCTGCGACGTGGCCCTGCTCTACGGCCGCCCCGACCAGAAGGTGGTGGACCTGGGCATCCTGAAGCTGCTGGAGAACATCCGCACCCAGCGCCCCGGCGCGGCGGTGGTGCTCGCCAGCCATGACGGCGCGGACTTCGCGGACGCGCTCAAGCCCATGCTGGAGGAGAAACGCCAGGTGGCCGTGCTCGGCCTGCGTGAATACGTCAGCCAGCGCTTCCGGGAGCTCGTCCCCTCCGGGCTCAAGATTCTGGACTTGGAGTTGAACGCCAAGGTGTTCAACCGGCCCCTGCCGCGCATGCTCCCTGTCAACGTGGACGAGTTCGACCCGGGGCTGTTCTTGTAGCAAAGGCAGTCACATGACCCGCCTGGGCTGTGGTGATTCCTGTCACAGCCCGGTGTATTCTGAGAGTGCGGTAAAACATGGCATGACGCTTGAACTGGCTTCTCCCGAGCTCAGGGATTCCCCCTGGGTCATCAGGAGCCTTCATGCGTTCGTCTCGTCGCGTTGGAACCGCCCTCTGGGCCGCCGTCTTCTCGCTCGCTCTTCCGCTCAGCCAGGCCCACGCCGCTGAGAACTGTGTGGAGTTCCAGGGGCTCCAGCACTGTGGCCTTGGCGCCGTCAAGGTGAGTGATTTGAGGAAGGGCGTTCGCATCGACAGCCAGGAGAAGGAGCCGTCCGGTAAGGGCGGCGTCGCCATCCACACGCCGCCCGCGGCGGCCTGGACGGCGGAGACCCAGTCGGAAGGCGCGCAGCGCAACTTCTTCACCGCCTACGCCGAGGATGTGCCGGTCAGCACGTCCACCGTCGACTCGTCGCGGGAGTCCACCTCGTACTCCGCGACGTTCACCGGCTCCGGTGACGCGACCACCTACTCCGTGCTCGCGTACTACAATGGCCGGCTCCAGGCCGCCGTGGGTGGTATCCAAAGCGGTGACACGGGCGCCGTGGGCATCATGCTCCCCACCCCGGGCTGGACGCCGAACTGCCGCCCGCGCACCCAGACGTATGCCCAGTGTGAGTCGGCCTGCTACGCGAACGGCTACTCCAACTGCAACTACTGCAACACGCTGTGCTCCCTCACCGTGGGCTTCGCGAGCGCTCAGCTCAGCAGCGCCTGCCTGTGGCAGTACAACGTCGCGGAGCCGGGGGTCCGGCTGCCGAACGGCCAGATTGTTCGGGCTGACCAGATCGTGTTGCAGGAGGAGACCTCGGGCCCGTCCAACTACCCGTACCTCAACTTCAACCGCATCGACGTGCAGACCACCGCGCGCTCGACGGTCATCACCGGCGAGTCCCTCATCCCCGCCGGCAAGTAGTCATCGCGTCGTTTCGGCCTGGAGCGGGCTCAGGGGGGGAAGCCCGCTCCGGGCCGTTGTCTTTCCCGTTTCAAATCCTCTCTCCGAAGAGCGTCCCATGAAGGCATCGTGGTGGTTGACGGCCCTGCTGCTCACGGCGG contains:
- a CDS encoding ATP-binding protein, which produces MNGASGNGASDGVGASRRESVLQRRLSLADMLDLPSFVEVVRSFSELYRVGIKVMDTAGDKLADVKVGHGDFCSYVFGFPEGRSRCTATVARVKDGPVALVQGARPARGDGAEAAGIIALPCFTGLRYLVMPVCWEGDTLGRVILGPFTPEELADFPPSLTDISGVDLSRAHELVARVRRVPERTAAQVLVHFGQVLAALVASGQRAFLATQLHIEAMLETHRDLEANNARLAQANIRLKELDRLKSTFLGTVSHELRTPLASIIGYSEMLAEGLAGALNPEQLLYVRTIVEKGESLLNLISSILDLSQIEAGRLRLVMGPVDLGSVIQTAVSSVAPQAQRKGVELEVRLPPLPQPRLAADADKLRQVVVNLLANAVKFTSSGGRVSVVMSEATAQHELAAPGYRVCVEDTGMGIREDQFENIFQSFYQVDGSSTREHGGAGLGLAIVKSLVEGHGGRVSVESEFGRGSRFTVVLPLQPPLSEHGGFSALAPTPSPSGHDRF
- a CDS encoding NYN domain-containing protein, yielding MLSGRPPASSYVLIDAENIDWAVSNVVGRKPESQDRVQFDRLVSFCETNFPAPVRCVVVLNARGEQLPDVMIGFVRALKSAGCDVALLYGRPDQKVVDLGILKLLENIRTQRPGAAVVLASHDGADFADALKPMLEEKRQVAVLGLREYVSQRFRELVPSGLKILDLELNAKVFNRPLPRMLPVNVDEFDPGLFL